A part of Crassostrea angulata isolate pt1a10 chromosome 5, ASM2561291v2, whole genome shotgun sequence genomic DNA contains:
- the LOC128184906 gene encoding placenta-specific gene 8 protein-like codes for MATTVIVQQPTAGGTGNPLMVSTIEGHRNWTTGLFDCFTDIKSCILGYFCLPCTVCNVATRTGECCCMPFFVPGGTVVMRTRIRTLGGIQGSACNDFCALACCGPCAVCQMQRELDNMGVP; via the exons ATGGCCACCACTGTGATCGTTCAGCAGCCGACAGCAGGGGGTACTGGGAACCCCCTGATGGTCTCAACGATTGAGGGCCACAGAAACTGGACTACTGGACTATTTGACTGCTTCACCGACATCAAGTCAT GTATCCTGGGATATTTCTGCCTGCCCTGCACTGTCTGTAACGTGGCCACCAGGACAGGGGAGTGCTGCTGTATGCCCTTCTTTGTTCCCGGGGGCACGGTGGTAATGAGGACCAGAATCAGGACTCTCGGAGGCATCCAG GGCTCAGCCTGCAACGACTTCTGTGCGTTAGCATGCTGTGGTCCATGTGCAGTTTGCCAGATGCAAAGAGAACTGGATAACATGGGGGTCCCCTGA